The following proteins come from a genomic window of Lolium rigidum isolate FL_2022 chromosome 5, APGP_CSIRO_Lrig_0.1, whole genome shotgun sequence:
- the LOC124653652 gene encoding ERI1 exoribonuclease 2-like, which translates to MSETETLPVDLSPRFARRIETLAPSSRDRDLIQLSTNPSFSALRFPVIARACFPLRRTTMSSAAPHLLQEFEFFLVVDFEATCEKDKRIYPQEIIEFPSVLVDGATGRIQSAFRRYVRPKYHPVLTPFCRDLTGIRQEDIDGGVDLREALLLHHRWLQAATAGARKGGSLAVVTWGDWDCRTMLESECVFKGIEKPAYFDRWVNLRVPFQAVLGGGGRVNLQEAVRAAGLNWEGRLHCGLDDARNTARLLVEIMRRGAKIAITGSLASPPIQYKEEKEQQPHTSLCGGACYCGVASRGGVVAVPGPTQGRCFWGCGNWTPTMGAVCPYFLWTN; encoded by the coding sequence ATGTCGGAGACGGAGACCCTTCCGGTGGATTTAAGCCCGCGATTCGCCCGCCGGATCGAAACCCTAGCTCCCTCCTCCCGAGATCGCGATCTGATCCAGCTCTCGACAAACCCTAGCTTCTCAGCGCTCCGTTTCCCGGTGATCGCGCGCGCGTGCTTCCCTCTGCGGCGGACGACGATGTCGAGCGCGGCGCCTCACCTTCTGCAGGAGTTCGAGTTCTTCCTGGTCGTGGATTTCGAGGCGACATGCGAGAAGGACAAGCGGATTTACCCGCAAGAGATAATCGAGTTCCCCTCCGTGCTCGTCGACGGCGCCACCGGCCGCATCCAATCCGCCTTCCGCAGGTACGTCCGCCCTAAGTACCATCCCGTGCTGACCCCGTTTTGCAGGGACCTCACAGGGATCCGGCAGGAGGACATCGATGGAGGGGTGGATCTCAGGGAGGCGCTCCTGCTGCACCACCGCTGGctgcaggcggcgacggcgggggccAGGAAAGGCGGCAGCTTGGCCGTCGTCACGTGGGGGGACTGGGACTGCCGGACTATGCTCGAATCGGAGTGCGTTTTCAAGGGGATCGAGAAGCCGGCGTACTTCGATCGCTGGGTCAACCTCAGGGTTCCCTTCCAGGCGGTGCTCGGGGGCGGAGGGCGCGTCAACCTGCAGGAGGCCGTCCGGGCCGCGGGGTTAAACTGGGAGGGTCGGCTGCACTGCGGTCTCGATGACGCTCGCAATACCGCTCGTCTTCTTGTCGAGATCATGCGCAGGGGCGCCAAGATCGCCATTACCGGCTCCTTGGCGTCGCCGCCGATCCAGTACAAGGAGGAGAAGGAGCAGCAGCCTCACACAAGTCTGTGCGGGGGCGCCTGCTACTGCGGAGTGGCGAGCCGAGGAGGCGTTGTGGCGGTGCCAGGGCCGACACAGGGGAGGTGCTTCTGGGGGTGTGGCAACTGGACGCCCACCATGGGAGCCGTCTGCCCCTACTTCTTGTGGACCAACTGA